In Mangrovivirga cuniculi, the following proteins share a genomic window:
- a CDS encoding tetratricopeptide repeat protein gives MIVEEVLAKGKQLCSEEKFEEAIFHFNQILEENDKNLDALYNRAKAYSKLNMFEKSISDFDKLVDQTNSPSMISERALAYFLNKNQEAAIKDLNLAAELDPENPYRYSSRAFIKDRLGDLEGAIQDYTKAIELDPEDAIAYNNRGLVEEKLGRKEAAQISFKRADSIADGKPEEQNSNSENVSPEIPEPKTEIKTSQSKNSKKLSFTQLLKTTRNIISDKKERADFFDFIKSLTKK, from the coding sequence ATGATTGTGGAAGAGGTTTTAGCAAAGGGAAAACAGTTGTGCAGCGAGGAAAAATTTGAAGAGGCTATATTTCATTTTAACCAGATCCTGGAAGAAAATGATAAAAATCTCGATGCTCTTTATAACAGGGCAAAAGCATACTCGAAGCTTAACATGTTTGAAAAATCAATTTCTGATTTTGATAAGCTTGTGGATCAAACTAACAGTCCATCCATGATTAGTGAAAGAGCTTTAGCTTATTTTCTTAATAAAAACCAGGAAGCTGCAATTAAGGACCTTAACCTTGCAGCAGAGTTAGATCCTGAAAATCCTTACCGTTATTCTTCCAGGGCTTTCATAAAAGACCGACTTGGTGATTTGGAAGGCGCCATACAAGATTACACTAAAGCAATTGAATTAGACCCTGAAGATGCGATTGCTTACAACAATAGAGGATTAGTTGAGGAAAAACTAGGAAGAAAAGAAGCTGCTCAAATTTCATTTAAGCGGGCTGATTCTATAGCTGATGGGAAACCTGAAGAACAAAATTCAAACTCTGAAAATGTTTCTCCTGAAATACCTGAGCCTAAAACTGAAATAAAAACAAGTCAATCAAAGAATAGTAAAAAGTTAAGTTTTACTCAACTCTTAAAAACTACTCGTAACATTATATCTGATAAAAAAGAAAGAGCTGATTTCTTTGATTTCATCAAGTCCTTAACTAAAAAGTAG
- a CDS encoding DUF2147 domain-containing protein → MRNFLLILLLVFGYQTVSAQITGKWKTIDDETGEPKSIVSIYEKNGEIYGKVVEILNEDRKNAKCEECDEDDPRYMKPVQGMEIIKGLEKNDDGEYEDGTILDPENGSVYRCKIWREGKTLKVRGYLAFLFRTQTWYPVN, encoded by the coding sequence ATGCGAAATTTTTTATTGATTTTACTGCTGGTTTTCGGATACCAAACAGTATCAGCTCAAATAACCGGGAAATGGAAAACTATTGATGATGAAACCGGTGAACCTAAATCCATTGTTTCTATCTATGAAAAAAATGGTGAGATTTATGGAAAGGTTGTCGAAATATTAAATGAAGATCGTAAAAATGCTAAATGTGAAGAGTGCGATGAAGACGATCCAAGATATATGAAACCTGTACAGGGAATGGAAATCATCAAAGGATTAGAAAAAAATGATGATGGAGAGTATGAAGACGGAACAATTCTTGACCCTGAAAACGGAAGTGTTTACAGATGTAAGATTTGGAGGGAAGGTAAAACTCTAAAAGTAAGAGGTTATCTCGCCTTTCTTTTCAGGACTCAGACATGGTATCCAGTCAATTAA
- a CDS encoding sodium-translocating pyrophosphatase has translation MSNIIYVVPALGLVGLLVMYMKAAWVSKQDAGEDKMQKLAGYIAEGAMAFLKAEWKVLAIFAVIVGALLAYSGSLVENSDWVIAVAFLIGAFFSALAGFIGMRIATKANVRTTEAAKTSLKKALNVSFTGGTVMGLGVAGLAILGLGSLFIVFYNYYVLSTGASANGIEMETALEVLAGFSLGAESIALFARVGGGIYTKAADVGADLVGKVEAGIPEDDPRNPATIADNVGDNVGDVAGMGADLFGSYVATILATMVLGREIQSDDAVGGIAPILLPMIIGGVGIVFSIIGAQMVRIKGENSSVQNALNLGNWASIILTVAASYFIIDWLLPDGELVLMREGSAGFTKMGIFYAVVTGLVVGALMSIVTEYYTSMGKKPVNSIIKQSSTGHATNVIGGLSVGMESTFIPIIILACGIYASYSFAGLYGVGIAAAGMMATTAMQLAIDAFGPIADNAGGIAEMSGLPEEVRGRTDILDAVGNTTAATGKGFAIASAALTALALFAAYVGIAGISSIDIYKADVLSGLFIGGMIPFIFSSLAIAAVGRAAMDMVNEVRRQFKEMPGIMEYKQEPEYDKCVEISTRASIREMILPGAIALLTPIIVGLSFGPEVLGGVLAGTTVSGVLMGIFQNNAGGAWDNAKKSFEKGVEIDGEMEYKGSEAHKASVTGDTVGDPFKDTSGPSMNILIKLMSIVALVIAPYISVNDHHTSHVDKKIEKVEIKIKENKQAEK, from the coding sequence ATGAGTAATATAATTTACGTGGTGCCGGCACTTGGTTTGGTTGGCCTTTTGGTCATGTACATGAAAGCAGCTTGGGTAAGCAAGCAGGATGCCGGAGAGGATAAGATGCAGAAATTGGCGGGTTATATCGCTGAAGGAGCAATGGCTTTTCTTAAAGCCGAATGGAAAGTATTAGCGATTTTTGCGGTGATTGTCGGAGCCCTCCTGGCTTATTCCGGAAGTCTTGTTGAAAATTCTGACTGGGTGATTGCAGTTGCTTTCCTCATTGGAGCTTTTTTCTCTGCATTAGCTGGTTTTATTGGAATGCGAATTGCTACCAAAGCAAACGTAAGAACGACTGAAGCTGCTAAAACCTCACTCAAGAAAGCCTTAAACGTTTCTTTTACAGGCGGTACAGTAATGGGACTTGGTGTTGCCGGACTGGCGATCCTTGGTCTAGGTAGTTTATTTATCGTCTTTTATAATTATTATGTCCTTTCTACCGGTGCCAGTGCAAATGGCATCGAGATGGAAACTGCACTTGAAGTTCTTGCTGGTTTTTCACTGGGAGCTGAAAGTATCGCCCTATTTGCTCGTGTAGGTGGTGGTATCTACACAAAAGCAGCAGATGTTGGAGCTGACCTTGTAGGTAAGGTAGAAGCCGGAATCCCGGAAGATGATCCTCGTAACCCTGCGACTATCGCTGATAACGTGGGAGACAACGTAGGTGATGTAGCCGGTATGGGTGCAGACTTATTCGGATCGTATGTAGCAACAATATTGGCTACAATGGTTCTTGGCAGAGAAATTCAATCTGATGATGCTGTTGGTGGTATCGCCCCTATCCTACTTCCAATGATCATTGGTGGTGTTGGTATTGTTTTTTCTATTATTGGCGCTCAAATGGTTCGAATTAAAGGAGAAAACAGTAGTGTTCAAAATGCACTTAATCTTGGTAACTGGGCATCGATTATCTTAACCGTTGCAGCTTCTTATTTTATCATCGACTGGTTATTACCAGATGGTGAGTTAGTTTTAATGCGTGAAGGATCTGCAGGTTTTACTAAAATGGGCATTTTCTATGCTGTAGTAACCGGATTGGTCGTTGGAGCATTAATGAGTATAGTTACCGAATACTATACTTCAATGGGCAAAAAGCCTGTAAATTCGATAATTAAACAATCTTCTACCGGACATGCAACTAATGTGATCGGTGGATTATCTGTTGGTATGGAATCTACTTTTATTCCAATCATCATCCTTGCATGTGGTATTTACGCTTCATATTCTTTTGCGGGTCTGTACGGAGTAGGTATTGCTGCTGCAGGAATGATGGCGACAACGGCGATGCAGCTGGCTATAGATGCGTTCGGTCCGATCGCTGATAACGCAGGTGGTATTGCAGAAATGAGCGGTCTTCCAGAGGAAGTGCGTGGTAGAACGGATATCCTTGATGCAGTAGGTAACACAACTGCTGCTACAGGTAAAGGATTCGCTATTGCTTCTGCAGCACTTACAGCACTTGCTTTATTTGCTGCTTATGTAGGAATTGCAGGTATCAGTTCAATAGATATTTATAAAGCAGATGTACTTTCAGGTTTATTTATTGGAGGTATGATTCCATTTATATTCTCTTCTCTTGCCATTGCTGCTGTTGGTAGAGCCGCTATGGATATGGTAAATGAGGTAAGAAGGCAGTTTAAAGAAATGCCTGGTATAATGGAATACAAACAGGAGCCTGAGTATGACAAATGTGTTGAAATATCAACAAGAGCTTCAATCAGAGAAATGATTCTTCCTGGAGCTATTGCACTCTTAACTCCAATCATAGTCGGATTGTCATTTGGTCCGGAAGTACTTGGTGGGGTACTTGCAGGTACGACTGTAAGTGGTGTCCTTATGGGTATTTTCCAAAACAACGCAGGTGGAGCATGGGACAATGCTAAAAAGTCATTTGAAAAGGGTGTTGAGATTGATGGGGAAATGGAATACAAAGGCTCTGAAGCTCACAAAGCATCAGTTACTGGTGATACAGTGGGTGATCCATTTAAAGATACTTCAGGACCTTCTATGAATATTCTCATAAAGCTGATGTCAATTGTTGCATTAGTTATTGCTCCTTATATATCTGTTAATGATCATCATACTTCTCATGTAGATAAAAAGATTGAGAAGGTAGAGATAAAAATTAAAGAAAATAAACAAGCAGAAAAATAA
- the folE gene encoding GTP cyclohydrolase I FolE: protein MKHRETSLNTRVDEKIEKRIDDLGDEHVGTSLETPMRADAFDKDDELKIELIEKHFKEIMTILGLDLSDDSLQGTPRRVAKMYVKEIFSGLNPENKPDITLFENKFRYHEMLVEKNITFHSNCEHHFVPIYGHAHVAYISNGNIIGLSKLNRIVQYYAKRPQVQERMTVQIANELKEVLKTEDVAVVIDADHMCISSRGVNDTNSSTVTTHYSGKFLNEDKKKEFLNHIYKDSTR, encoded by the coding sequence ATGAAACACCGAGAAACTTCGTTGAATACCCGTGTTGACGAGAAAATAGAAAAAAGGATAGATGATTTAGGTGATGAGCATGTAGGAACATCACTTGAAACCCCGATGAGAGCAGATGCTTTCGACAAGGATGATGAACTCAAGATCGAACTGATCGAGAAACATTTCAAAGAAATTATGACCATCTTAGGTCTGGACCTGAGCGATGACAGCTTACAAGGAACTCCAAGGAGAGTAGCTAAAATGTATGTTAAAGAAATTTTTAGCGGACTAAATCCAGAGAATAAACCTGACATTACACTTTTTGAGAATAAGTTCAGGTATCACGAAATGCTGGTTGAAAAAAATATCACATTTCACTCAAATTGCGAACACCATTTCGTACCTATCTACGGACATGCACATGTAGCATATATATCTAATGGAAACATCATAGGTCTTTCCAAATTAAATCGCATAGTCCAATATTATGCTAAGAGACCTCAGGTACAGGAAAGAATGACTGTTCAAATCGCTAATGAATTAAAAGAAGTTTTAAAAACTGAGGATGTTGCAGTGGTTATTGATGCTGACCACATGTGTATTTCTTCAAGAGGTGTGAATGACACCAATTCCTCAACCGTTACCACTCATTATAGCGGTAAATTCTTAAATGAGGATAAAAAGAAAGAGTTTTTAAATCATATCTATAAAGATAGCACAAGATAA
- a CDS encoding 6-pyruvoyl trahydropterin synthase family protein: MKIAVYRKEHFNAAHRLYNRNWSDEKNDKVFGKCNNPNFHGHNYELIVKLVGEPDPETGYVYDMKELSNIIKDKILKRYDHKNLNLDVDDFRDVNPTAENIAVVIWNILRKEIDKKLDLTVRLYETPRNFVEYPC; the protein is encoded by the coding sequence ATGAAAATAGCTGTATATAGAAAGGAACACTTTAATGCTGCACACCGTTTATATAATCGGAATTGGAGTGACGAGAAGAACGATAAAGTATTTGGTAAGTGCAATAATCCTAATTTTCACGGGCACAATTACGAATTAATCGTAAAGCTCGTGGGTGAACCTGATCCGGAAACGGGTTACGTTTACGACATGAAGGAGTTAAGTAATATTATAAAAGATAAAATTTTAAAACGTTATGATCACAAAAACCTCAATCTCGATGTCGACGACTTTCGGGATGTTAACCCAACAGCAGAAAACATTGCTGTGGTTATTTGGAATATTTTAAGAAAAGAAATTGATAAGAAACTTGATTTAACAGTCAGATTATATGAAACACCGAGAAACTTCGTTGAATACCCGTGTTGA
- a CDS encoding phytoene desaturase family protein: MKNTDVAIVGSGLSSLVSAALLATEGVKVSIFEQNYLPGGCTSSYWRKGYTFDSGATTIVGFDDGMPMKIFSDRTGIDFHLRKLDPPMQVHMPDKKVLTRYNDINSWIKEAETYWGGDAELRKFWKEMHQVSKRVWKVSGQQTQFPPSKAKDLISLVKNFKPGQLKLVPEVFKTVQQEIDNYKLNDLKHFKQFINEQLLISAQNFAEEVNKPFGAAALCYTNYSNYYADGGLMGLIQPIIDYLEEMGVDLMLRNPVENISKENGGYSLKTKKGEFTSKYLISGIPVNNTVQLCDFEIRRSNTSKIMPSEKLYSAFQMGIGFKGRLNSEAIHHQILLDNKIQELDAESFFLSVNHPKDKFRAPEGHSVANISMHIRNPGNTRFEKEDVVERVLKELDQRNLIKRDSVDYLHSSTQFSWEKWTNRAFGFVGGYPQYYSIKPWQMIDARIDGDKAYQCGDSTYPGQGIPGVALSGMIAVEKLKADWL; encoded by the coding sequence ATGAAGAATACTGACGTTGCCATCGTGGGAAGCGGTTTATCATCTCTGGTTTCAGCAGCTTTACTGGCTACTGAAGGCGTAAAAGTAAGTATTTTTGAACAGAATTACCTCCCCGGAGGCTGTACAAGTTCCTATTGGCGAAAAGGATATACTTTTGATAGTGGGGCTACCACCATTGTTGGCTTTGATGATGGAATGCCGATGAAAATCTTTTCTGATCGCACTGGGATTGATTTTCATCTTAGAAAGCTCGATCCACCAATGCAGGTTCACATGCCTGATAAAAAAGTTCTTACCCGGTATAATGACATTAATAGTTGGATCAAAGAAGCAGAGACCTACTGGGGTGGTGATGCTGAGCTGAGAAAGTTTTGGAAAGAAATGCACCAGGTTAGTAAAAGAGTCTGGAAGGTAAGCGGTCAGCAAACCCAATTTCCTCCTTCAAAAGCAAAGGATCTTATTAGTCTGGTTAAGAATTTTAAACCCGGACAGTTAAAATTAGTGCCAGAAGTATTTAAAACTGTACAGCAGGAAATAGATAATTATAAGTTAAATGATCTAAAGCACTTCAAACAATTTATCAATGAACAGCTTTTAATCTCAGCACAGAATTTTGCCGAAGAGGTAAATAAGCCTTTTGGAGCAGCAGCCTTATGCTACACAAATTATTCAAATTACTATGCTGATGGAGGCTTAATGGGATTAATTCAGCCTATTATCGATTATCTTGAAGAGATGGGAGTAGACCTTATGCTGAGAAATCCAGTGGAAAATATCAGCAAAGAAAATGGAGGTTATTCTTTAAAAACCAAGAAAGGAGAGTTTACTTCCAAATATCTTATTTCAGGTATTCCTGTTAATAATACTGTACAACTATGTGATTTTGAGATTAGAAGATCTAACACCTCTAAAATAATGCCATCGGAAAAGCTTTATAGTGCTTTCCAGATGGGGATTGGGTTTAAAGGAAGATTAAATTCAGAGGCTATACATCACCAGATTCTGCTTGATAATAAAATTCAGGAACTTGATGCAGAATCATTTTTTCTTTCTGTAAATCATCCTAAAGATAAATTCAGGGCACCTGAAGGCCACAGTGTGGCAAATATCAGTATGCATATTCGCAATCCCGGAAACACCAGATTTGAAAAAGAAGATGTCGTAGAAAGGGTCTTAAAAGAACTCGATCAAAGAAACCTTATAAAAAGAGATTCCGTTGATTACCTTCATAGCTCCACTCAATTTAGTTGGGAAAAATGGACCAATAGAGCTTTTGGATTTGTTGGTGGTTATCCACAATATTATTCTATCAAGCCCTGGCAAATGATCGATGCGAGAATTGATGGTGATAAAGCTTATCAGTGTGGTGATTCTACCTATCCCGGACAAGGTATACCGGGCGTTGCGTTAAGTGGAATGATTGCTGTTGAAAAGCTGAAAGCAGACTGGTTATAG
- a CDS encoding phosphoadenylyl-sulfate reductase, with amino-acid sequence MTFEEFKSKIELYHHQGKKVFTSSSFQTHSLVMLHMISRIDNSIPIYFINTGYHFPETLTFRDQVAKEFGLNVIDIKSTTPKMMQKDANGRLLFTSDPDHCCYLNKVQPMEPLLMEYDVWINGVRGDQSAVRKAMTVEQPAPNGAIRFHPMLDWTMRDIFAYIKEHNLPRHPLDAKGYSSIGCEPCTRKPDPEMHERESRWFGMKKVECGLHTDLVKK; translated from the coding sequence TTGACATTCGAAGAATTTAAATCCAAAATCGAGTTATATCATCACCAGGGCAAGAAAGTGTTTACTTCGTCCAGTTTTCAAACTCACAGTTTGGTGATGCTTCATATGATCAGTCGAATAGATAATTCTATTCCGATTTACTTTATTAATACTGGATATCACTTTCCTGAAACACTGACTTTTAGAGACCAGGTGGCGAAGGAATTTGGTTTGAACGTGATCGATATCAAATCAACAACTCCCAAAATGATGCAAAAAGACGCAAATGGAAGACTTCTTTTTACAAGCGATCCGGATCATTGTTGCTATTTAAACAAAGTTCAACCAATGGAACCGCTTTTAATGGAGTATGACGTCTGGATTAATGGTGTTCGAGGTGATCAATCTGCCGTTAGAAAAGCAATGACAGTTGAACAGCCAGCACCTAACGGAGCAATTCGTTTTCACCCTATGCTGGACTGGACAATGCGCGATATTTTTGCATACATCAAAGAACACAACCTTCCAAGGCATCCACTTGATGCAAAAGGCTATAGCAGTATTGGTTGCGAGCCTTGTACCAGGAAACCAGACCCTGAAATGCACGAAAGGGAATCAAGATGGTTTGGTATGAAAAAAGTTGAGTGTGGCCTTCACACTGATTTAGTTAAAAAATAA
- a CDS encoding NAD-dependent epimerase/dehydratase family protein, with protein sequence MRILITGGTGYIGTALTSTLLERNDVEEVIVFDNLSKQNYNFFLGHTYSNKEKLTFIEGDLLDSRSLKQALDGVDVVYHLAAKVTTPFANSDPHFFEQVNHWGTAELVYALEESKVKKLIYAGSTSVYGSSKEEVTEGTEPNPRTFYGISKMRGEEHVQRLVDKMDTYILRCGNVYGYNKSMRFDAVINRFMFEANCNGRITIHGNGKQGRAFIHIDLLTKVLKEIAFNEVEKGTYNVVDRNLSVLDLVDVMKEIYPELEYLFINQHLKLRELRVSQDSALRSQIDYTNERSLKDELLDFKERFSF encoded by the coding sequence ATGCGAATATTAATCACTGGAGGTACAGGATACATTGGTACCGCACTGACTTCAACTTTACTTGAAAGAAATGATGTAGAAGAAGTTATCGTGTTTGATAACCTTTCAAAGCAGAATTATAATTTTTTCCTGGGTCATACCTATAGCAATAAAGAAAAACTCACTTTTATTGAAGGAGATCTTCTGGATTCGAGATCACTAAAACAAGCTTTAGATGGTGTAGATGTGGTTTATCACCTGGCAGCTAAAGTAACAACTCCATTTGCTAATTCAGATCCGCATTTTTTCGAACAGGTTAATCATTGGGGAACTGCAGAACTGGTTTATGCCCTGGAAGAAAGTAAAGTTAAAAAACTGATTTATGCCGGGAGTACTTCGGTTTATGGATCCTCCAAGGAGGAAGTAACAGAAGGGACTGAACCCAATCCACGGACTTTTTACGGAATTTCCAAAATGAGAGGAGAGGAGCATGTCCAAAGACTGGTTGATAAGATGGACACATATATTCTTCGTTGTGGAAATGTATATGGATATAATAAATCAATGCGATTTGATGCCGTTATTAACCGTTTCATGTTTGAGGCGAACTGTAACGGCAGAATAACAATTCATGGAAATGGAAAGCAGGGAAGAGCCTTTATTCATATTGATCTATTGACTAAAGTACTAAAAGAAATTGCCTTTAATGAGGTAGAAAAAGGAACTTACAATGTAGTTGATAGAAATTTATCAGTATTAGACCTCGTGGATGTAATGAAAGAAATATATCCTGAGCTTGAATATTTATTTATAAATCAACATCTCAAATTAAGAGAACTGAGAGTATCGCAGGATTCCGCATTGAGATCACAGATTGACTATACCAATGAGAGATCTTTGAAGGATGAATTACTTGATTTTAAAGAAAGGTTCTCTTTTTAA